Within Thermococcus indicus, the genomic segment GAGCATCTCCTCTACGCGTCAAAGGCCAGGGCATTCCTCCAGGGCAGAACGTACGTCATACCCGACGATATAAAGGCCGTTGCCGTTAACGTCCTGGCCCACAGGCTCATAGTGAGGGCCGAGTACGAGCTGGAGGGCCTCAAGCCGGAGACCGTCGTCAGGGAGATACTTGACTCCGTTGAGGTGCCTGTATGAAGCGGGAGGACGTGCTGTGGACGCTCGCGGGACTGGGCTTCGTTCATGCCTACCTCACTTCCAACGTCTTCAGCGCGATGTTTGGGATGGGGTTAGTTGCGTACATTCTCCACCACGACTCATCGTTTTCCCCCTCCCTGGAGGCCTCCGTTGAGGTTCCCGGCGAGGTGGAGGAGGGGGAGGAGTTCAGGATCAGAATCCGGCTCAAGAACACCGGGGGCCCGGTGGGGGTGGAGGTCTTTACTGAGACCCCCCGGAAGTCGAATCCCGTCCGGTCCGGCTTTTCCTCGGTCGGGGGGAGTCCAGGGTTGTGGATTATCCCGCCCGGGCCTCCATGAAGGGCATCTACCGCGTCTCGACTGTCCTTCGCCTCTACGATCCGAGCGGCATGTACTTCGAGGAAATCGGGCTGGGGAAGGGGGAGCTGAGGGTATATCCGTCGGTCGATTCGATCCGAGAGGCCGCGAGGGAGGAGGCCAACATCAGGATCGCCCGGAGGATGAAGAAGGGTATCACCTCCGGTATCGACAGCATGGAGGTTCACGGCCTCAGGGAGTACTATCCCGGCGACGACCTCAGGAAGATAGACTGGAAGGCCAGCGCCAGGCTGGGCGAGCTGATAGTTAGGGAGTTCCTCCGCGAAACGGAAAGCCCGGTGTACATAGTTCTCGACGCCACCAGAGGCATGCGGCGGCGCGTGAAGAGGGCCAGGATAGATTACGCCACCAGCCTGGTCCTCTACCTCGCCACGCTCCTGGTGATGAAAAACCGCCGCGTCGGCCTGGTGGTGTACTCCGAGGACGGATTCAGACTCGTTCCCCCCTCCGCTGGGAAGGAGCAGGTAAACCGCATTCGGAACGCTCTGGAGTTCAGACCTGCCCGGGGGAGACCGGGCTTCAGAGCCAGGCTTGGCGAACTCTCCCCCCGGGGCAGGCGCTTCCTCTCGCTCATCTTTCCCCGCAGGAGGGCGGGCCTGGCGGAGGCTCTCCTGGGCATCAAGGGGTCGGCGCATCTCCTCTTAGTTACCGACCTCATGAGCGACACGTCCAGGCTCTACAGGCTGGTCTCAATGCTGAAGAAAAAGCACACAATAGCCATCCTCTCGCCAAACCCGGTGCTCTTCCACCCCGGCCCCCTGGATGAGGAAACCCTTAAAATCCTCTACGAAAGGTACCTTGAGAGGGAGGAACTGATCAGGAAGTTCAACTCCCTGGTACCAACCCTTGATCTCGGGCCCGGGGACTACGCAAGGGAAGTCGTGAGGGAACTGAGATGATGTGGCTCTTCGTTGCCCTCCTCGGTGGACTGGCACTGGGCGCCAGATCGGTTCTCCTGCTGCCCTTGGCCTACCTGGCCTCGTGGAAGCGGCGGGACTGGGGCCTGGCGGTCTACTTCCTGTTCGGTGTTCTGGCCCTCAACGAGGTGCGCATCGGGGACGTCCTCTCCTACGCGGCCGTTAAGGCGGTTTTCTTCCTCATCCTGCCATCCTTCATGGCCCTGCGTGAGATGATGTCCTGGACTTCCCTTCCGAGTCTTCCGAAGGACTACCGCGAGATCAGGCTGGAGAATGCGGTTCCTGCCGTCCTGGTGCTCCTTGGGATGGTCTACTGGCCCCTCTTCCTCGCGGGCGTTCCTCTGCTCCTGTTCTCGGGCGGCGATATGAAGGATTTGATGCCCTCAATACCGCTCCTTGTTGTGGTGACCCTTCCCCTGCTGGCGCTGGCCGCTCTGAGGGTGCTGCGTAATGAACTCTACACGCCGGAGACCCAGGTCGCGCTGCTGGCGGCGTTCTCAATCTTTGCCCTCCTATGGCGCTGGAGGGAGAGAAAAAGGGTGGATTTCAGGCTCTACGGGGATTCGATGTGATGGAGGAGCTCCCGCACCGTTCTCTTCACGGCCCCGTAGCTGTTGAGCCTTGGCCTCCAGCCGGTTTCCTTCGCCTTCTCTATGCTCAGGCGCATGAATTTGACGTCCCCCTTCCAGCCGCGGCCGCCGTCGACGCCGCCGGTGAAGCGGAACTCCGGCTCTAGTCCCATCCCCTCGCTGACTATCTCCGCTATCTCCCTCACCGTTATCCAGTCGTCGTTGCCGAGGTTGTAGAAATCGACCGTTTTATCGCTCCCCCTGAAGTGCTCGAAGATCTTAAGCATTCCATCAACGGTGTCGCTCACGTGGAGGTAGCTCTTCCTCTGGGTTCCATCTCCAAGTATCTCAAGCTCCTCCGGGTTCTTCCTGAGCTTGTTTATGAAGTCGTAGATGACCCCGTGGTTGGAGCGCTCGCCTATGATGTTGGCCAGGCGGAATATCAGAGCTTTGAACCCGAAGGTATGGGTGTAGCCGCTGATTAAAGCTTCGGCGGCCAGCTTTGCCCCGCCGTAGACGCTTATCGGCTCGAGCGGGGCGTAGTCCTCGGGCGTTGGAATCACAGATGCGTCGCCGTAGACCGTCGATGAGCTCGTGAATATGAGGTATTTGGCCTTTGAGTCCCTCATCGCGTTGAGCAGGTTGTAGGTTATCAGCACGTTTGTCTCGTAGAGCAGCTCCGGGCTCTGGGAGCCTATTCTAACCTCGGGGTTCGCCGCGAGGTGGAAGACGGCATCGACGCCCTCAACGGCCTCCTCAACGATCCCCGGGTCCCTCATGTCTCCCTCGATGAACTCAAAGCGCTCGTGGTTCAGCCACCGCCTTATGTTTTCCAGACTGCCCGCACTGAGGTCGTCGAGAACCCTGACCTCCCAGCCAAGCTCCATGAGTTTATCCACCAGGTGTGAGCCTATGAACCCGGCACCTCCCGTTACCAGGACCTTCATTCGTACCACCAAACCTATTGATGTGGTCAGGCTATTAAACTTTGGGGAAAGTTTTTTGTATCCTTCCAGCGGAGTTAACCACATGAAAGTGTACCGTCTCTCGATTCCGGAGCGGGATGCCCTCAAGGAGCGGATAAGGGCGTGCCTTGCGTCCAGGGAGGAGGTTCTCTTCGCGTACCTTCACGGTTCTTTCCTGGAGAACCGTCCTTTTAGGGATATAGACGTTGCGGTTTTTGTGGGGTCAAAACCGGGCCGATTTTATGAGATGGAGCTTGAAGATGAGCTATCAAGGTTAACCGGATTTCCGGTTGATGTGAGGCTGCTGAACGATGCCCCCGTGGAGTTTAGGTTTCATGTTATCGGCGGGGAGCTCATCTTCAGCAGGGACGAAAAGGCCAGGTGTGACTTTGAAGAGAGGACTATGAGGGAATACCACGATTATTCCCACTACCTCGAACTGTACCGGAGGGAGGCCCTTGGAATATGATACCGAAAAGGTAACCCGGCTCATGGTGGAAGCCAGGAACGCACTGGATGCCCTTTATGAGCTTGCGAAACTCCCCCGGGAAGAGTTCCTTGGCAGCAGGCATTACGTTTCGAGTGCCAAGTACAACCTCCTGGTTGCGATCGAGGCGTGCATTGATATAGCGTACCATTTGATTTCAAAAAACCGCATGAGGCTTCCAAGGGATTATGCTGACTCTTTCAGGGTTCTTCAGGAGAACGGAATCCTCGACGGGGAGCTGACCAGACGGCTCATTCTGATGTCCCGCTTTAGAAATCGACTGGTGCATATATATTGGGAAGTTGATGACGAGGTTATCCATTCGATAATAAACGAGAACCTCGGGGACATTGAGGAGTTCCTCACGCGGATTGTGGAAATAATCAAATGATCAACGGGGGGTGTGAAATGAAGATCCTCATAATGGCCGGCGGCTACGCGACGAGGCTGTGGCCCATAACCAAGGACAACCCGAAGGCCCTGCTTCCTGTCGGGAACAGGGTAATCCTCGACTACATCCTTGAGAACGCCATGGAGCTTGGACTCGAGACCTACATCTCCACGAACCGCTTCTTCGAGGCTCACTTCCGCCCCTACGCGGAGGGGCGGGGGGTTGAGCTCATCGTCGAGGACACCCTTCACGAGGAGGAGAAGCTCGGCACGATAGGGGCCATGAAGAAGGCCGTCGATGAGCTGGGCCTTGACGACTACCTCGTCATCGCCGGCGACAACCTCTTCTCCTTCTCCCTGGCTGACTTTCTCAGGGCCTACGACGGCAGGACGCTGATAGCGGTCTACGACGTCGGCGACCTCAACCTGGCGAAGCGCTACGGCGTGGTAGTCCTTGAGGGCGACAGGGTGATTTCCTTCGAGGAGAAACCGGCCCAGCCGCGCTCGACTCTCATAAGCACCGGCGTCTACGTCTTTCCAAAGGCCGTCATGGAGCGCATCGATGAGTACCTCTCCAACGGCAACCGCGATTCCCCTGGCTACTTCCTCCAGTGGCTCCTCTCCAAAGGTGAGCCGGTAAAGGCCTACCGCTTCTCCGAGTACTGGTACGACATAGGCTCCGCCGACAGCTACCTTGAGGCCCTCAAGACCCTCCTGAAGGAGAGTCACGTCGAGGAGATTCAGATAAGCCCCTACGCGAAAATAATCCCTCCGGTCGTCATAAAGAGGGGCGCCAAAATACTCGGCCGCTCCATAATCGGCCCCTACGCCTACATAGGCGAGGGCTGCGTCATCGAGAACTCGGACATAAGCGACTCGATAGTCTTCAGGAACACGGTCATCAGGAACTCGACGATATGGCGCTCCATCA encodes:
- the hepT gene encoding type VII toxin-antitoxin system HepT family RNase toxin, producing the protein MEYDTEKVTRLMVEARNALDALYELAKLPREEFLGSRHYVSSAKYNLLVAIEACIDIAYHLISKNRMRLPRDYADSFRVLQENGILDGELTRRLILMSRFRNRLVHIYWEVDDEVIHSIINENLGDIEEFLTRIVEIIK
- a CDS encoding sugar phosphate nucleotidyltransferase translates to MKILIMAGGYATRLWPITKDNPKALLPVGNRVILDYILENAMELGLETYISTNRFFEAHFRPYAEGRGVELIVEDTLHEEEKLGTIGAMKKAVDELGLDDYLVIAGDNLFSFSLADFLRAYDGRTLIAVYDVGDLNLAKRYGVVVLEGDRVISFEEKPAQPRSTLISTGVYVFPKAVMERIDEYLSNGNRDSPGYFLQWLLSKGEPVKAYRFSEYWYDIGSADSYLEALKTLLKESHVEEIQISPYAKIIPPVVIKRGAKILGRSIIGPYAYIGEGCVIENSDISDSIVFRNTVIRNSTIWRSIIDEKCEIRNLELRKSLVGGHAKIQRGE
- a CDS encoding DUF58 domain-containing protein, which produces MKGIYRVSTVLRLYDPSGMYFEEIGLGKGELRVYPSVDSIREAAREEANIRIARRMKKGITSGIDSMEVHGLREYYPGDDLRKIDWKASARLGELIVREFLRETESPVYIVLDATRGMRRRVKRARIDYATSLVLYLATLLVMKNRRVGLVVYSEDGFRLVPPSAGKEQVNRIRNALEFRPARGRPGFRARLGELSPRGRRFLSLIFPRRRAGLAEALLGIKGSAHLLLVTDLMSDTSRLYRLVSMLKKKHTIAILSPNPVLFHPGPLDEETLKILYERYLEREELIRKFNSLVPTLDLGPGDYAREVVRELR
- the mntA gene encoding type VII toxin-antitoxin system MntA family adenylyltransferase antitoxin yields the protein MKVYRLSIPERDALKERIRACLASREEVLFAYLHGSFLENRPFRDIDVAVFVGSKPGRFYEMELEDELSRLTGFPVDVRLLNDAPVEFRFHVIGGELIFSRDEKARCDFEERTMREYHDYSHYLELYRREALGI
- a CDS encoding NAD-dependent epimerase/dehydratase family protein, which codes for MKVLVTGGAGFIGSHLVDKLMELGWEVRVLDDLSAGSLENIRRWLNHERFEFIEGDMRDPGIVEEAVEGVDAVFHLAANPEVRIGSQSPELLYETNVLITYNLLNAMRDSKAKYLIFTSSSTVYGDASVIPTPEDYAPLEPISVYGGAKLAAEALISGYTHTFGFKALIFRLANIIGERSNHGVIYDFINKLRKNPEELEILGDGTQRKSYLHVSDTVDGMLKIFEHFRGSDKTVDFYNLGNDDWITVREIAEIVSEGMGLEPEFRFTGGVDGGRGWKGDVKFMRLSIEKAKETGWRPRLNSYGAVKRTVRELLHHIESP